The following DNA comes from Peribacillus sp. FSL E2-0218.
TGCACCCTCGTTGAAACAGTTCCAACACTTTATAAATCGGTTCTTGTGCATCCACCAAAATGGGCTTCAATTTCGCCAAGTCATTCGTATGCCCGTAATGGCGCTGCAGGAGGAAGCGGATAAATGCATAATAGCGCTGCCGCCATTCCATCACGAGTGAGAGACTGATGAAAAAGACGATGAGCCAAATATTCAAATTGAGCGGATCAAGAATGAGCCAGGTCAAAAAAGCCACGACAGCGAATGCTGCCGAAAAATGAAGTGTATGCTTCTGGGCTTCAAGAAAGGTGCAATAAAGCGAAATACCTATGAATAGCAGCCGCCCCCCGTCCAAGGGCCAAATCGGCAGCAAATTAAACGCCAGCAGCATCAAGTTCATATACAAAAAGGGCTGATACAGCTCCTGGGAAATAAAAGAAAAGAAATAGAGCAAAAAAGCTGCACCAATAAGCCAAACATGCTGAAGCGGACCGGCAAGCACAACCGCCAAATCCTCCTTCAAACTTTTATTGCCATACTCCTCCGTCTCGACAGCCCCCCCGAAAGGAAGCAGCTGGATGGATTTTATCCGCCATTTAAAGTGCTGAGCACAGACGGCATGCCCCATTTCATGAATGAAGACGATGAGCAGCAGCATCAGCACTTCCACGAAATGGGCAGTGAGGATGGCAACGCCAATCACGAACCACAATGTCGGATGCACCCTGATCTTAAACAGCAATTTCCCATATTCACTCAAATTGAATCACCTTTTTAGGATTGACGAAAGCGTCATTTTCTTTGATCGCTAAATAAAACCTGCCCTTGGATCCGTCTTCACTGACTGTAACCTGTCCTACTTCATTGCCCTTTTTAACAAATTCGTACAGCTTCACATCAATCTCTTTCAGCTGCCCGTACCAGGATTCACTTTGATTGGCATGCTGGATGACGACCGTCTTCCCTATCCCCTCCTTTTCACCGGCAAAAATGACTACGCCCTCATTGACTGCCTCCACCTTGGAGCCTTTGCTCGTTTCCAGGATGATCCCCTCACCGTTCGTCTCGAAAGTTTGGGTGATCTTGCCTGAGGCAGGCATCGCATATTCCTTCGTGTCAACCGTTTCCTTATCCGCTTCCTTTGGCAAAAAAGCGATCGGTTTGCCAAACGCATTTTCGTACCAATTGGAGATGGAAGCGAATTGGAATTCCTTGCTCATGTTTTCCGTGACAAAGCTCCTGGCAGGCTCCAGCCGTGCCGAAGGATGTTTGAACATCACCGCGATGATCAGGAACAGGCAGACACTGACAAGTATTTTAAAGAAGAAATATTCTTTCCTGAAAAGCGGATGATCTTTTTCCGAATATCCGTTAAAAGAATCAACACCATACGATTCATCATTGTTGATCTCCGTCCAACTGCCGTTTCCAACTGGACTTTCATTAACCTTGCGTCTCTTGGCGATGCGATTGCGGATATCTTTCCTGCGATCATCCATAAAGGATCCCCCCTGCTTTAAAAAGCGCTATATTACAGCGTATGAGCAACTTGTCCAGACTATGACCGAGAAAAGATGTTGGAAATAAAATAAATATCGCACCTGTAAATCGAGCAAAAAGCCATGAAATCCAAAGGATTTTCGCATCGATTGATGAATTCGGATAAATGAGGGAAAAATCCAATTGATATTGTTCCCTGAAATTTGTTATAATAAAGTGGTTTTAACATTATTGAGGGGGAACATTTTTTTATGTCAATCGAAATAGGCAGCAAAGTACAAGGTAAAGTAACAGGTATCACTAATTTTGGAGCATTTGTAGAATTACCAGGAGGCTCGACAGGTCTTGTGCATATCAGTGAGGTAGCAGATAGCTATGTAAAAGACGTCAATGACCATCTTAAAGTAGGCGACCAAATTGAAGTAAAAGTGATTAGTGAGAAAGACGGAAAAACTGCCTTGTCCATCAAAAAGGCTATAGATAGACCCGAAGGGCAAACCTCTTCTTATACCAAACGCCCACCACGCCAAGGGGATAGCCGTTCTAAAGATTTTCGTTCAAAAGGTAACTTCCAACCAAAGGAAAATTTCGAAGATAAAATGGTTCGCTTCTTAAAGACTAGTGAAGAAAATTTATCGACTCTTAAACGCAGCACCGAATCGAAACGCGGCGGCAGAGGCGGCAGACGCGGATAACCTATCTGCATATAGACAAGGCAAGCCAAAACCATGGCTTGCCTTTTTTATGTATTCGAAAAGCAAAAAAAAGCGGGGCATCAAATGCTCCCGCTTCCATTGAATTTGTTTGACTCCAAGGGCTTGGCCCCTTACTTTTCAGACGATCCAAATAGAGTCACGGAAAAGGGAATTCACCGTACGCTAAAGAACTTTTTCAATTTGGACATGAAGCCCTTCGGTTCGCCGCCGATTGGCGACAAAGGCACGGATTCACCAAGAATCCTGCGGGCTATGTTCCGATAGGCAAGCGAGACTCTATTGTCTGGATTATAGGCAATTGGTTCCTTTTTATTCGCTGCCACAATGACCTGGTCATCGTCAGGAATGACACCAATCAAATCAATTTTTAGAAAATCGGTAACGCCATCGATATCCATTTCTTCATCTTCATGAAGCAAATGGCCGCGTATCCGGTTGATGATCAATTGGGGCGGCTCAATTTGCTCTTCTTTTTCCAGCAGGCCAATGATGCGGTCTGCATCCCTGACAGCGGGTCTCTCGGCAGTCGTCACGATGATCGCCTTGTCTGCCCCGGCGATGGCATTCCTGAAGCCCTGCTCTATGCCTGCTGGGCAGTCAATGAGGATATAATCATAGTCCGGCTTCATGTCGCTGATGAGTTTCTTCATCTGCTCTTCATTCACCGCTGATTTATCACTATTTTGCGGAGCCGGAAGCAAATAAAGCAAATCCTCGAAATGTTTATCTTTAATAAGCGCTTGATGTATCTTACAGCGCCCTTCGACCACATCGACCAAATCATAGATGATCCGGTTTTCCAACCCCATGATCACATCCAAGTTCCGCAGACCGATATCCGTATCAATCAAGCAAACCTTTTTGCCTAGAAGAGCTAAAGATGTTCCCAAATTGGCGGAGGTGGTCGTTTTCCCGACACCACCCTTACCGGATGTTATAACTATTGCCTCTCCCACGATTAGAGACCCCCTTCTAATCTATTTAAATTAGGTCTATATTTCTTTAAAACTTGCAGTTTGTCGATAATGATATTTTCATCATCATCCATGAAGGCACATTCCAAATCATGCCCCCATTTCGTATATTCATCAGGAGATAAATTGACTTGTCCGGCAATGCGGAGCTGGGCAGGCTTCATGACCGAGGCCGCTATTATGGCCTCATTATTCCCCTTGTAACCGGCATGGGCTATTCCCCTTAGCTGCCCCATTACATATATGCTGCCACCGGCACGTACCGTTCCATCAGGATTGACATCCCCGATCAGGAGTAAATCCCCGGGAACTTCAAAAACCTGTCCAGATCTTATCACCTTGGTCACGGTCGTCACTTGGTTTTCGTCTTTCCAGCGGTTCGCTTCATCCTTTGTCAGGACATTCGAAATCATCTCATCTACGAAAAGCTTCTTTTTTTTGTGGATGACCTCTTTAATCATTTCTTCTTGTTTTTCATCAAGATAGCGGTTCCCTGTATGTACTTTAACGGAAATGGACGGGTCATTTTCTTGAAACTGATAGTTTGCCGAAAGCTTCACTTCTAACTCTTTCAATAATTCGGAAAATGAGCAAGAATCATCGAGATGAAGCATAAACCCGTCTTTTGTTCCCTTAATCATGACATTTTGCTGAATTCTTTTATTCATGACGTTTGTTTCACCTCAATGAAATATAATTCGACATAGGAAAACAATTTTCCTTTTTCTACGTCCTCGGAAAAGAGAAAATACAATTCCGACCTGCTCTTCGGACATTGAAACGTTATTCCGCGTCTCCTTGCAAATCAAGCTTTTCGAATATTCTCTTTAAAGGATAGCAGCTGACGATAATGAATACGAGATTCAATAACAAGGTCGGCAGCAATCTCCTCTCCGCGAATTCACCGAATGGCATATCGGCGAACGAAAGGATGGTATTCATCTGAAAGATGACCAGCTCCAAAACGGCCGTGAATAAAAAAGCCGTCAGACAGGCAATCAATATATTATTTTGCAGGATTTTCATGCATTTTGAAATCAAGTAGGCAAGAAAAGGAAGCAGGAACATATAGATTCCCAGGATTTCCGTATACACGACATCATAGGTCAATCCAAGGATGGCTCCATAAAGCATGCCCATTTTCCTGGAACCGTACATGGTCAGGAAAAAGATGAAAATCATCATAAAATGGGGAACGAGGATTTTATCGTCCCCGAACGTATCTCCAGCAAACAGCTGCGCAAAGATGCTTTCAAAAACGAAAAAAATCAGGGCTATAAAAGAAAGGATGAATTGTTTCACTCCACTTCATCCTCCCCATCACTTTCATCCGCTACCCCGCCAACTTCACGCTGAACGACCATAACATTATTTATATCGTATAAATCCGTGGCAGGTTCAATATATGCAGTCTGGTTCAATCCATATTGATCCACTTTGACATCAACCACTTTTCCGATCAAAAGGCCTTTTGGGAAGATCCCGCCATAACCGGAAGTGATGACCGTCGAATCCTTCTTGATTTTTTTATCATATGGAATCCGTTTCATTAACAAAAGGTTCCTTTTATCATCGAATCCTTCAATCAAACCGTATGCCTTATCATCACCTTGAACGATGGCCGAAACACGGTTGGCTTTATCGATCGAACTTAAGAGCTGAACCGAAGCCGTGAAATCAGTCGCGGATTTGACCTTGCCTACGAGCACATTGGACTTGATGACGGCCATATTTTTTTCTACCCCATTACGCTTTCCTTTATTGATCGTCAGCATCTCATTCCAACGGTCAGGATTACGGCCGATGACCGTCGATTGAATCGATGAATACTTCCGCAGGTCATCTTCTTTTTTGAGGTTATCGCGAAATTCATCATTTTCTTCTTTTAAATCCTGTACCTGGGTTTTCAATAATACATATTCATCCAGGCGGGCCTTCAATTTTTTGTTTTCATCGTATGTATGTTGAAGGTCCTTTAAGCCCCCTACAAATCCTGTTATACCCGATACTGGCTTATTAAACACATTCCCAACCCAGCCTGTCGTATCTTTCAGGAATTGCTCCGGCCATGTCAACTCTTCTCTTTCCTTTAAGGAAAAACCGATCAATGCCACGAGAACGATGATACTAACGAGCAAGAGAAGGAGCTTTTTATTAAAAAACTGTGGCATGGTAATTGCACCTCTATATCTTAATATCATATCTTACTATCTTTATACTTCACTCTTATAAATCTTGCATGTGCTGCCTGTACTGGTCATACCCAGCTTGAACATAAGAAAAACCGGCTCAAAATTGCAACCTTTTGTTGAGCCGGCTCCTATTTGAGAAGTTATGCTTATCGGGAATCTCTTGATTTAGTTTTGAATAAGTGAATGTGGTCCAACGCTTTCCCCGTGCCGATCGCCACACAATCCAGCGGATTTTCGGCGATGATCACCGGCATTTGCGTCTCTTCACTGATCACTTTATCCAAATTGCGCAGTAAAGCTCCTCCGCCGGTCAGGACGATGCCTCTGTCCATGATATCTGCGGCCAATTCAGGCGGTGTTTTTTCCAGGGTGTTTTTCACGGAATCCACAATAGCAGAAACTGTATCGCTTAATGCTTTGGATATTTCATCAGCTGTGATTTCGATCGTCTTTGGTAAACCAGTCAATAAGTCACGGCCGCGAATCTCCATGTTTTCGACGCCTTCCGTGTCACCGGCAGAACCAATTTCCATTTTAATCGCTTCTGCAGTGCGCTCACCGATCATCAAATTGTAGTTTTTGCGTATGTAAACGATAATGGCATCATCCATTTCGTCACCAGCAATGCGGATGGATTGGCTTGTTACGATACCCCCAAGGGAAATGATGGCCACTTCCGTCGTTCCTCCGCCGATATCAACGACCATGCTGCCTGTAGGCTCCCAAACAGGAAGGTCTGCACCAATCGCTGCTGCAAACGGTTCTTCGATCGGGTATGCATCACGTGCCCCCGCTTGTCTGGCTGCATCAATGACTGCACGCTGCTCAACAGCTGTAATTCCAGAAGGAACGCAAATCATGACATATGGCTTGTTGCCGAATACACCTTTTTTTTGGGCTTCTTTCATATAGTACTTCATCATGGTAGCCGTCGTTTCATAATCGGCAATTACGCCGTCTTTCATCGGACGGAGGGCAACCACGTTTCCAGGTGTACGGCCGATCATGTTTTTCGCATCGTTTCCGACTGCAACGATTTGCTTTGTATCGGTTTGCACCGCTACAACGGATGGTTCGCGAACCGCGATCCCTTTTCCTTTAACATATACGAGCGTGTTAGCCGTTCCTAAATCAATCCCTATATCTCTAGCGCCTATTCCAAACATTGGTATCTCCCTTTCGTAAACAAAAATGCCTTTTTTTATAAGTTCAACATGTAATTTGTCGTTTTTTGACAATAAGAGTTTTGAAAAAGTTTCCTCTTTTAAAAATCATAAACAATATTATATCGTATCGTCAAAAATTTTGATAGTGTCATAAATAACCTTTTTCCTTCAAACTAACATATTTATGCTCCCCGATAATGATGTGGTCCAATACTTCAATCCCGATAATTCTACCACATTCGGCTAATCTTTTCGTCACTTCAATATCTTCTCTGCTAGGAGTGGGGTCTCCGGAGGGGTGGTTATGAAGACAGATGATAGAGGCGGCAGACCTTCTGAAAGCTTCTTTAAAAACCTCGCGCGGGTGCACGATCGAGGCATTGAGGCTGCCGATGAAGATTGTTGTTTTTTGGAGCACTTGATTTTTCGTATTCAAATAAAGGCAGACGAAATGTTCCTGGGTCAAAAACCGCATTTCCTCCATGCAGTAATTGGCCCCATCTTCAGGTGAACGAATCACATAGCGGTCTTGATCATTCAATTGGTTCATTCTCCTGCCAAGTTCGACTGATGCAAGAATATGGATCGCCTTCGCTTCGCCTATTCCTTTGATTCCTGTCAATTCTTCCACGGAGGCTTCTTTTAACAGACGCAGGCCTTTGACCGAATTGATGAGCCTGCCTGCTAGCTGGAGTACGGATTCTTCCCGTGTACCCGTCCTCAATAGCAGCGCGAGCAACTCCTGGTTGGAGAGGCTTTGCGGTCCGTCTTGCAGAAACCGTTCGCGCGGTCTCTCTTCTTTCGGGTAATCCTTTATTAACATTTTTTCACTCAAAACATCCTTCCTCCCATCGAAAGGGAGATGCCAGAGCGGAAATCATTCACCTATGTCCGCCTGCAACGCCTTGAGCTCACGGGCCAATCTTGAAACCGGAAGCCCGACGACAGAGAAGTAGTCCCCTTTGATTTGTTTGACAAGCAGGGATCCGTATCCTTGTATCCCATAACCGCCCGCTTTATCAAAAGGTTCCCCGCTATCCAGATAACGTTCGATTTCAGCTCCTGGCAGCTCCCAAAATGTCACTTCCGTTTTTTCTGCGAACACTTTGCCATGCTTGCCGAATAAGATGGCAACACCCGTATATACCTCATGTGTCCGGCCTGATAGCATCTCCAGCATTCTTTTTCCATCCGCGCGGCTTGTTGGCTTGCCTAATATCTTTCCATCAAGGACGACAACCGTGTCCGAGCCGATTACCCAGCGTTCCTGAAATCTTGCTGCGATGGCTTTCGCCTTACGCGAGGCAAGCTCTTTCACAGCAGCATCCGGGCACATGGTATCATCAATCGTTTCATCGACATTGGAATTCATGCTTTCAAAGGGGATTTGTAGAAACTGCAGAAGTTCTTTACGACGTGGTGATGAAGAAGCTAAAATCAATGGCTGCATAATTAAAAGGTCACCTTTCTTTACATAGGGAGATACATATCTATCCTATCAAATTATCTTCCAATCCACAATTATTGTTTACTACGAATCGACAAATCCAGTTAAGTATTTCCCGGAAAATAAAAAAGCTGTCACCAGACAGCTTTTGGCAGGGAGCTCGTCCAGTTGGACGGCTCCCTTTTTTTACTTAACTTGATGTATTTTGATAATTCAACAAGAAATCCAGCAGGCTTCCTTGTGCCTGCAGCAGCTTGTCTTCCTTTTTCGAACGCTCGAACTCGGTAATCGACTGTGCCGCAGCAGATAGGTCAGCATTCATTTTCGCTAACTCTCCCGATACTTTCGCCGCCTTCAATTCATTCAAGTTTTTCTTCAGCACTTCCCTGTTAACTGTCGCTTCTTTACCACGAAGCTTGGCAGCGGATATTTCCGCTAGTGACGCATATACCGTCTTCATCTTGATGAGGTTTTTTTCATCTTCCCCGCTTTTTCCAGCCGCTTCCAGATTGATTTCCTTCCAATAAACGTCGACATCATAGGACTTTAAGAATAAGGCCAGCTCCTTGCTTGAAGCTAAACTCTCTGCCGAACCCAGGAATAAATAATAGCTGTCTTCCAGTTTGAAAATTTCAGCGGGAACCTGTTTCCCCAAAATTTTCTTTTGTACCTGCCTGGCTGCATCCTCACTGCTGAACACTCCGCCCTGCACAAGGAATGTCTTCAGCTGCGTCCCATTTTCCTTCACTGCCGCTTTTTTATCCTCCACTGGTGCCTTCGTTGAAATCGGGGTTTCTACTGATGGAACCGCAGCTTTTTCCCTGGTGATCGTTTTAACCGCAATCAAGCCAAGTATCGAACCAAAAAACACCGCACAAATGACAGCAATCAAAAATGTCTTAAGCGGCCTACTTTCCGGGCCTTTCCGCGAGCTGGCACCAAAGCCGATAAGCTTCGGCATTTTTTTCTTTGGGGGTGTGGGGACCAATACCATCTTGTTCTCGCTTGTTTCATCAGGAAGGATCCATTCGAAACTCTCATCTTGTTGTTCCTGCTCTTCGCTCGCTGCCTCTTCGCTTTCAATTCTGCCTTTATCGGTAAATATTTTTTCTTCCCCATTTATTTTTATCTTGACGCCTTTGCTTTTTCCTGACTTGCCCACTTTCATTCCTCCTCTCCTGATCATTTTTTCCATCCTATCATAGTGCCAAAAAAAAATAACAAGACTTTTGTCGTCTTGTCATTAATAGGTTTCGTCAAATTTCCCTTTTACAGACCACTAGGTTACAAGGGTCTTCTTAATCACTGGTACTTCTGGTTCATTGCCGCATCAATATCCATGCCTCACAAATTCCGTGCCATCCATTCCCTTGAATGCAAATGGGGGAAATTCACTAGTTGTGCTGACCCAGGGGCATTTTGACAAATTCCCCCTTATCCAGAGTGGTCCTTTACACTCATCTTAGGAAGCTTGCATACAAACTCACCATATAATCGCCCCAATAATAAGCCGTCAATGTCCCAAAAACGATGTACGGACCGAAAGGAATGACGGTTTTCTTGTCTAGTACGCCGCTGGACATCCCGATGATGCCAAAGAGCGCCCCATAAAAACTAGCAAAAAGAAGGGACAGGAGGACCAGCTTCGTTCCCAATGCAAATCCGATCACTGCAAACAATTTGATATCACCACCGCCCATCCCCCCCTTGCTCACCACGGCGATCAGGAGCAGAAGACTGAAGCCGATCGCCGCCC
Coding sequences within:
- a CDS encoding Maf family protein; its protein translation is MQPLILASSSPRRKELLQFLQIPFESMNSNVDETIDDTMCPDAAVKELASRKAKAIAARFQERWVIGSDTVVVLDGKILGKPTSRADGKRMLEMLSGRTHEVYTGVAILFGKHGKVFAEKTEVTFWELPGAEIERYLDSGEPFDKAGGYGIQGYGSLLVKQIKGDYFSVVGLPVSRLARELKALQADIGE
- the radC gene encoding DNA repair protein RadC, with amino-acid sequence MLIKDYPKEERPRERFLQDGPQSLSNQELLALLLRTGTREESVLQLAGRLINSVKGLRLLKEASVEELTGIKGIGEAKAIHILASVELGRRMNQLNDQDRYVIRSPEDGANYCMEEMRFLTQEHFVCLYLNTKNQVLQKTTIFIGSLNASIVHPREVFKEAFRRSAASIICLHNHPSGDPTPSREDIEVTKRLAECGRIIGIEVLDHIIIGEHKYVSLKEKGYL
- a CDS encoding rod shape-determining protein — its product is MFGIGARDIGIDLGTANTLVYVKGKGIAVREPSVVAVQTDTKQIVAVGNDAKNMIGRTPGNVVALRPMKDGVIADYETTATMMKYYMKEAQKKGVFGNKPYVMICVPSGITAVEQRAVIDAARQAGARDAYPIEEPFAAAIGADLPVWEPTGSMVVDIGGGTTEVAIISLGGIVTSQSIRIAGDEMDDAIIVYIRKNYNLMIGERTAEAIKMEIGSAGDTEGVENMEIRGRDLLTGLPKTIEITADEISKALSDTVSAIVDSVKNTLEKTPPELAADIMDRGIVLTGGGALLRNLDKVISEETQMPVIIAENPLDCVAIGTGKALDHIHLFKTKSRDSR
- a CDS encoding S1 domain-containing RNA-binding protein produces the protein MSIEIGSKVQGKVTGITNFGAFVELPGGSTGLVHISEVADSYVKDVNDHLKVGDQIEVKVISEKDGKTALSIKKAIDRPEGQTSSYTKRPPRQGDSRSKDFRSKGNFQPKENFEDKMVRFLKTSEENLSTLKRSTESKRGGRGGRRG
- the mreD gene encoding rod shape-determining protein MreD; the protein is MKQFILSFIALIFFVFESIFAQLFAGDTFGDDKILVPHFMMIFIFFLTMYGSRKMGMLYGAILGLTYDVVYTEILGIYMFLLPFLAYLISKCMKILQNNILIACLTAFLFTAVLELVIFQMNTILSFADMPFGEFAERRLLPTLLLNLVFIIVSCYPLKRIFEKLDLQGDAE
- the minC gene encoding septum site-determining protein MinC, which gives rise to MNKRIQQNVMIKGTKDGFMLHLDDSCSFSELLKELEVKLSANYQFQENDPSISVKVHTGNRYLDEKQEEMIKEVIHKKKKLFVDEMISNVLTKDEANRWKDENQVTTVTKVIRSGQVFEVPGDLLLIGDVNPDGTVRAGGSIYVMGQLRGIAHAGYKGNNEAIIAASVMKPAQLRIAGQVNLSPDEYTKWGHDLECAFMDDDENIIIDKLQVLKKYRPNLNRLEGGL
- the mreC gene encoding rod shape-determining protein MreC, whose amino-acid sequence is MPQFFNKKLLLLLVSIIVLVALIGFSLKEREELTWPEQFLKDTTGWVGNVFNKPVSGITGFVGGLKDLQHTYDENKKLKARLDEYVLLKTQVQDLKEENDEFRDNLKKEDDLRKYSSIQSTVIGRNPDRWNEMLTINKGKRNGVEKNMAVIKSNVLVGKVKSATDFTASVQLLSSIDKANRVSAIVQGDDKAYGLIEGFDDKRNLLLMKRIPYDKKIKKDSTVITSGYGGIFPKGLLIGKVVDVKVDQYGLNQTAYIEPATDLYDINNVMVVQREVGGVADESDGEDEVE
- the minD gene encoding septum site-determining protein MinD, with amino-acid sequence MGEAIVITSGKGGVGKTTTSANLGTSLALLGKKVCLIDTDIGLRNLDVIMGLENRIIYDLVDVVEGRCKIHQALIKDKHFEDLLYLLPAPQNSDKSAVNEEQMKKLISDMKPDYDYILIDCPAGIEQGFRNAIAGADKAIIVTTAERPAVRDADRIIGLLEKEEQIEPPQLIINRIRGHLLHEDEEMDIDGVTDFLKIDLIGVIPDDDQVIVAANKKEPIAYNPDNRVSLAYRNIARRILGESVPLSPIGGEPKGFMSKLKKFFSVR
- a CDS encoding M50 family metallopeptidase, with the protein product MSEYGKLLFKIRVHPTLWFVIGVAILTAHFVEVLMLLLIVFIHEMGHAVCAQHFKWRIKSIQLLPFGGAVETEEYGNKSLKEDLAVVLAGPLQHVWLIGAAFLLYFFSFISQELYQPFLYMNLMLLAFNLLPIWPLDGGRLLFIGISLYCTFLEAQKHTLHFSAAFAVVAFLTWLILDPLNLNIWLIVFFISLSLVMEWRQRYYAFIRFLLQRHYGHTNDLAKLKPILVDAQEPIYKVLELFQRGCKHPVIIMKNGKESGSLDETEILHAYFSEKMTNGKIGDLLYSY
- a CDS encoding M23 family metallopeptidase — encoded protein: MDDRRKDIRNRIAKRRKVNESPVGNGSWTEINNDESYGVDSFNGYSEKDHPLFRKEYFFFKILVSVCLFLIIAVMFKHPSARLEPARSFVTENMSKEFQFASISNWYENAFGKPIAFLPKEADKETVDTKEYAMPASGKITQTFETNGEGIILETSKGSKVEAVNEGVVIFAGEKEGIGKTVVIQHANQSESWYGQLKEIDVKLYEFVKKGNEVGQVTVSEDGSKGRFYLAIKENDAFVNPKKVIQFE